Genomic segment of bacterium:
AAGCGCATGCTGCCCCTGAAGCTCTCGCTCATCTGCACCCTGCCCGCGTTGGCCGGCAGCGTGCTCGGTGCGCGGCTCGCGGTCGACATCGGCGAAGACGCCTTCCGCCGCATCCTGGCCGGGGTGATGCTCGGTGTCTGCGTGCTCATGGTCGCCGACCCCACCCGCCGGCTGCGCTTCGACCCCGCCGCCCTGACGCGGGGCCGCCTCGTGGCGCTCGCGTTCACCTTCCTGGGCATCGGCGTGTACGGCGGCTTCATCCAGGCGGGCGTGGGCTTCCTGATCATCACCGGCCTGCTGCTGCACGGCCTCGACATGGTGCGCATCAACGCGGTGAAGGTCTTCGTGGTGATGGTCTACACGGCGGCCGCGCTGGTGGTCTTCGTGCGGGCGGGGCAGGTCGACTGGGTGCTCGGCCTCGCGCTGGCCGCGGGCAACGCCCTCGGCGGCTGGCTGGGCAGCCAGATCGCCGTGCGCCAGGGCCACGACTGGCTGCGGAAGCTGGTGCTGGTGGTGGCGGTGGCCTTCGCGGTGAAGCTGTTCTGGCGCTGACCCCAATCCCGCCGATCTCTCCTCACGCCCCGAACGGCGCGGCCGCCTCCGCCAGCACGCCGGTCGCGGCGGCGAGACCCGCGGCCGTCCGGCCCACCCCGTAGGCCGGACGCGGCGGCCGCGTGTCGAGCACCTCGCGCCGCAGACAGTCGGCCTCGACCAGGTCGGCCAGCGCCTTCGCCAGGGCCCGGGGCGAAGCGTCGGGCAGGGCGCGCGCGATGTCCGCGTAGCGTTCGGCCCCGGCGGCGACCGCCGCCAGCACGGGCAGC
This window contains:
- a CDS encoding sulfite exporter TauE/SafE family protein, translated to MSADFTFWHALLLFAVGTVAGVLNVLAGGGSLLTLPVLLFLGLPAAMANGTNRVAILLQNVVAVQGFRHKRMLPLKLSLICTLPALAGSVLGARLAVDIGEDAFRRILAGVMLGVCVLMVADPTRRLRFDPAALTRGRLVALAFTFLGIGVYGGFIQAGVGFLIITGLLLHGLDMVRINAVKVFVVMVYTAAALVVFVRAGQVDWVLGLALAAGNALGGWLGSQIAVRQGHDWLRKLVLVVAVAFAVKLFWR